DNA from Sorex araneus isolate mSorAra2 chromosome 6, mSorAra2.pri, whole genome shotgun sequence:
GCGCgtggtcacccccaccccagcaccaggcAATGACGCGGGAccgtcggggtggggggggcctggaGGCAGCTTCCGCCCCACGAGGGCAGGAGGCGACGCCGGGGGCACCTCGAAGCCCTGGCTGGTCTCTGGCGTGGGAAACACGGAAGCCGGAAACGGGGCCAAGTTACAGTttttaagtcctgagcatccccagagcCTCCGCCGGGCGCCTCCTCCCGGGCGGGGGCGTTTCCTGCGCTGAGGGGCAGCCGGGGGTCCCACGCCGGGGCTGTCTCTCGGCGGGCACTGGGCCGCACTGTCTTATCTTtgaggggggggaagaggggagtggacacacctggcgatgctcagggctggctcctggctctgcacgcctggcagtgctcaggggaccctatggcatggcggggatcgaacccgggtcggccgcatgcaaggccaacgccctccccgctggactatctctccggaccTGCAACAGCAGAATCTGGATCGTTTCCGAGATGCAGCCATCGAGCTACTGGTTCGTGGCCTCGGTGGCAAGTGGCCCCCGGGAATCCCCATGAACCGGCCCCCTGACTCGAGGAGAGCCGAAACAGGGCAGGCggacagggccaggaatgagGTCCGAGCTGTCGTCCTGGATGTCTGGGGCTGAGCACCACGGAGCCCTTGGCCCTCCCGGCTCTGAGCTGCAGGGCCCGAGCccacctgcagggggcgccctACCCCCACCCAGGGGGATGTCTCCAGGGAGTATCTTTGCCGGGCGCTGCCTGCTCCCATGTCAGCACCCTGGCTGTGGGAAAGCGGGGACCCCAACGTTCCCCAGGAGGACTGGGGGGTCCACCAGCACTGGACAGTCCGGAGCAGACGCGAGTGTACGGAGGGGCCAGCAACAGGTCACTGGCTGGAGTGAGAAGCAAGGGGCCCCCAGTCCAAGCCCACCTGGAAATCTGTGACCGCAGAGAGGTCACTTCCCCCCACACCCAAGGCAGACAGCTGTCTCATGGGTGGGCGCACAGGAGGGCCTGGGAAAGCGGGTCCCAACGCCAAAGCCCATATGAAGTAAGGCAAAGGTCCGAGGGCACCAACATTGACACCCCAAAGGCCCGGGGGGCCCTGCTAGGTCAAGATCTCGGGCCCAGGAGGgaagccgcttccccacccccaccccaatccggTGGCAGGGTGCTGGCCACCTGCAGCctcagcggggggtgggggtccctgctCCATGATGGGTGAAAGTGGGAGCACGGGAGGGGACTCACCACGGATGTTTCAAAATACTCCAGGCCTTGGCCCAGCGCCCAGGTCCGGGCCTGCACCGTGTCCACGGTTCTCCGGCCGGCCAGGTCTGTCTTATTTCCGACCAGCACACCTACCCGTGACAAACGAGCACAAGGAGGacagttgggggggggagggaggaggcaggatgggggagggggaagggggaggggagggacagccctGGAGAGGGTGAAGGGcgaggaggctgggggaggggcggcaagGCAGGAGAGAGGCAGCCAACAAGTGGgggcccctccctcacccctccctccctccctctgagaGCATCTGTgcacccccgcccctctcccgggCCCAaatgactgggggtgggggggtcctctGCTCTCACTCCTCACTCGTGGAGCAAACTTCAAAACGGGTCATTAATACTAATCTGAGAACTGGGCTCGGAGTCAGGGCTGCCTTCCCGGCTGCATCCGCGGCCGCTAATTTCTGAGCCTGTCCCTGGAGACGGCCCTCCCGGCCCGTAATGAGCGGGATCTGCGGATCTCGCCGAGGGGACGAGGGGACGCGCAGCCAAGGGGTGGGAGGCATTCGGAAccggcagcggggggggggggggggggggagggggttggatgTTTACTCGCACCCCAGCGACAGGAGAAAACCAGGCGGCTGGAACTAAAACCCAGACGCACACGTGCCTCGCCGGGGACggagcagggcgggggtgggggggctggctgAAAGGTTCCGGGGGGCTCCGGGACCCAGAGCCTCGGGGACAGCCCAGACCACCACgtccacagccccccccccccccggcacgcTCGGGCACCCTCGGCCTTGACCCACCCGCAGCCCTGGAGGTCGCTGAGGGCAGGGCGGCTGCCAGGGACAtcggggtctgggggtgggggtccctacCTGGGAGGGGGACGCCGGGGCTGTGCGCCCGAGCCTTCTCCAGCCACTTGACGCAGCTCTGGAAGGACGGCTCGTTGGTCACGTCGTAGACCAGACACAGCAAGTTGGGGGCCTCCCACTGCACCCAAGGACAGAGAGAGCTGGCGGTCAGCGCCGGGGCCCTGGCCgacaggtgggggagagggggaagctgGCCTTCCGGGAAAGcgcctggggagaggagagggtgtCCGCCGGAGCCAGAGGTGGGCACGCGGGGCCCGATCggtggagggcaggagagggtgaCTGACTTGCCCCATCACCTCTCGCCCCAGAAACGCTTCCGCCAGCCCGTTGCATTCATGCATCGTCCACTTACAGGGAGGCTCACGCACGCATatgggggcgcgcgcgcgcgcgcacatacacacacacatgcatgcacacacatgcatgcacacgcaccaAGGCACAGTGCCTTTCTGCTGCGAGGGGCTAAAGGACAGTCCTCCCGCCTGCCTGCTGGCCCCCATCTCCCCAGGAGCTGCTTCCCATCGTGCACCTCCTCCAGCCAGTGCTCcaactcctccccgcccccctccacacgGGGCTCTGCTCTCGCAGGGGTCCTTGGCATGCTGGGGGGTCCTGCTGCCTGCTAGGGGGGACAGAGGACAGCTCTGCTGGGTCATGCACggaagagtggggagggggactcTTGGGCAAAGCCCTTAGGCATACAGCACAGTGCAGCCTGGCTTAATCCCGGGGTGTCAGGAAGTGCGTGGGGGGCGAGGGGCAATCCCTGCCGCCCAGGCCCCGCGGGGTCTCCCTAGAACCACTCGGGGTGGACCCCGGAGAGCCTGGGCTGTGGGGTGGCTGGAGGTATGGGTGAGCTGACGCTAGACACAGCCACCCTGAGGACCAGATCCACTCAGCGGCACTCGGTAAGCAGCTGCCCTGCGCTGCTGCTACTGTTTCTCCCGAGTTGCAGAAAGGGCTGGGAACTGAGGAGGTGTTAAATTGTAGCTGTTCttggaagggcagggagggctccAGAGAGCTGGGACCTCCTAATTAGCCGCCTGGCCCAGATTAGCAGAACGGTTACCTTGGAAAGTACAGCACGCTGGATGCTGAGCGGCTGGCCGGAGGGAGGGACGTGAGTCCGTGAGTCCGGGGAGGCACCAGGCATGTCCCCAAGCAAAGTcaaaggggaggggggtgggggtgagggaaggacGGAGCCTGGAAGTGGTGAAGCCCCACTATGGGGGCTCTTGGGCGCCCCCCAGAGGGCAGGGAAGCATCTGCACCTGGGAGGTGGCAGGCCAGGGCGGACATAACACACCAGGAAGAAATACCGTCTGCAGGCAGATGGGGGTGACTCAGAGGGGAGGGTCCCAGAGTGGGGCGCCCcagggctgagcacagagctgggggggaTCCATTTGCAATAGGGacattccagggggctggagcaatagcacagcggggagggagtttgccttgcacgtggccgacccggttcgattcccagcatcccatagggtcccctgagcacagccaggagtcattcctgagtgcagagccaggaggaacccctgtgcatcgccgggtgtgaccccaaaagcaaataaaataaaataaaataaaagtcactgtcactgtcatcccgttgctcatcgatttgttcaagcgagcaccagtaacgtctctcattgagagacttattgttactgtgtttggcatatccaatacgccatggggagcttgccaggctctgccgtgtggacgagatactttcagtagcttgccgggctctccaagaggggcggaggaatcgaacacgggtcggctgcgtgcaaggcaaactccctacctgctgtgctattgctccagcccaaaataaaataaaataaaataaaataaaattatgttaaatggggcccaagtgatagtacagtgggtaggatgtttgcgttgcacgcggctaactcaaaaagcaaataaataaataaataaaggtgatcTCTTAAAAACAAGCGGAGGGCATTCcagcggtgggggagggggccatcGTCGGCATGAGAACACCCCTTCATGAATGTTTCCCCCGTGACTTTTCTTGGCAGCCGGGGGACTTTGTGGGGACAGAGCTTGGGCGTGCTGCAGCCCTCAGGACGGGAGGGGGGACGGGTGGTCCGGACAGGGCTGTGTGCTACTTGCCAACTTATCCAGCATCTCAGAAAACAGCTCCTTGCCGGCCGAGTCGAAAATGAAGAATTCCTAGAGTCACAAAGGAACGGGAGCCCGGAGATCAGGCCGGGAGCACCGACACtcggccccgcagcccccagccccggggagaGGGGCCCCTGCACGTTTCTGTCTGGGCTCGCTGCAGAGAGGGCCGGGTGAGGGCCCACCGTGGGGCCCGAGGGGTGGGAACATGAGCTCTGGGCGGCGTCTGCCCGCCCCGGGGATGGGGCTGGCTTCCCGCCTGGCGGAAGAGCCCAGACATGGCCACCGAGGGCTCCGCGGGCCGGGGGGTCCCAGGGCACTTGGTTGACCAAGCGCCGTCTCGAATCTGGAAGCAATTCACCCTACAAGAGGCCAGGGCAGAGGCCCGGGGAAGGTGCTGGAAGTCGGGCAGGCTGAGCTACCCCCCGAGGCCCAAGGGGTGACCGTGGCGGTCAGCCGGGTCCCGTGCGTGCCCCAGTCCCATTGCAGGACACAAAGTCTCCGAGATTTCCTCCTGGCTGGTGCCGGCCTGGCTCCCCACCAGAACCCCCACCCAGCGCAGCTGCAAAGTGCTCTGTGGGGCGGGGTACTTCGAACTGGACTGGGCTCAGCGAagcctctgagtgtgtgtgtgtgtgtgtgtgtgtgtgtgtgtgtgtgtgtgtgtgtgtgtatacgcagGGGGTTGCGGCTCTCCCAAGCAATGCCCAGGGTGGGGCCCCGTTCTCGGGGTGATACTCAGCTAACTGGTGACATTTGgcctcagcagtgctgggcttGGGGTTTCCACAATCGGGCCAGCTGGGCGACCCCCCTgggtggtacacaggggaccacGTGGAGCCACAGATGGAGCCTGGGTGGCGGTCACGGCCGGGAAGcacttgctccagcccttggttcTGTCTTCCTGGCCCCCACCTGGGCAGCTCTGACCCCTTCTCCCCAGGGAAACGGATGCCACATGCCCATTCATGGACCAGAACCAGGCTTCCCACAGGGACCCGGATGAGGACCCGGGTCACGCCGGGAGACAGTCCTCCCACTTCTCCGTTCAGAACCTCCCAGAAAGAACCGCTTTCTGGGCCCACTGTTCCGTCCCCGGGCGCCCCGGGTGCGGGATGGGGGACCCCGGCATCACTTACCACACTGTCCGCCGTGTCTGGGACCGTCACCGTCTTCACCACCAAATCCACCCCCGTGGTCTGCCAGGGAGAAACAGGAGCACTGGAGtcggagtggggggaggaggcgggcAGAAGCCCCTGCCCAGACCCAGGGGCACAGCCCCCCTTAAGtgttggggcttgggggggcctCATTTGGGGCTCGCCCGTCCACCTCCCTGCCCGGGAGCGAGCCTCACAGGGCGGCCTGGACAGTCCAGGACCCGCGTCACGGTCAGCTCTGTACCGCGCGGCATCCACCCGGGTCACTCAGGGAAACGTCCCCCTTCGGGGCGCCGGCGCCCCCCTCACCAGCGTGTAGTTCTTCTGGAAGAGCGCCCCGTCCGTGCGGAACATCTGGGCCAGGGCCGTCTTGCCCACGGAGGGGTCTCCTGTGAGGTCCGGGGAGGGCGACGTCATCCCCCCAGTGCGTGATGAGCCACTGCCCCCCCCAACCGTCCACGAAATTTCCAGAAAAGAGGGAGCGGCCAGCGGAGACGGGCTGCAGGGTGACCGCCAGGAGAGGGTGTCTGCACCCCAACAGGGACCGGGGAGGGTGCCGAGCCCCGAACCCAGAGACCTGCTTGCAAGAAACATCCCCAgtgtgggcggggggcgggggacaccAGACTTTGAGGCCTTGAAGGAAAAAGGGGCACGGAGGGTCAGTTCCGCCGGACACGGAAGCAGCTGAGCTTACTTACACCTCCCttctctgtgtgttttttgtttttgtttttgtttttttgcgcttttttgggtcacacccggcgacgcacaggggtcactactggctctgcactcaggaatgactcctgacggtgctcaggggaccctatgggatgctgggaatcaaacccgggttggccacatgcgaggcaaatgccctccccgctgtgctatcgctccagccctgtgtgtgtatgtgtgtgtgtgtgtgtgtgtgtgtgtgtgtgtgtgtgtgttttggggccacccccagtggtgctcagagattactcctggctctgtgctcagggagcactctcgGGCAGGGCCCGGAGGACCCTCTGCCCATCTGAGATGCCGGGCATCCAGCCTGGAtgagccgcctgcaaggcaagaggccCAGCCTGCTGGACTGTGGCTCTGACCCCGTGCTGGGCCTTCTCTCAACTGCCCGGCTCGTCCGTCCGAGCCTTGCCCAGCTGCCATCCGACGGGCAGGTCCCTCCACTCCTGGTGACCTGGTGTGTCCCTCTATCTGCTTTGGCCTGCGAGAAGCCAATTCTCTTCCTTCCAAGTTGCCACTTCCCCTGGGGACCCAGCACCTGTCCAGCCTCAGAGCAGAAGTGGGGGCCCCCCCCGCAGGGCTTcagctccttctccccttcccatcccccgcACAGAGACCACCTGACAGAAGAGACGAAGAAGCAGGACCGAGAGCAGGACGCCAgcgtctccctctctccacccaggCCTGAGGGCACTTGTGaccacctttattttattttattttattttattttaggtttgggggccacccccggtggttgctcagggctgactactcctggctctgcactctgggatcactcctgcagtgctcgggggaccctaggggatgccggggatggaacccgggtcggccaagcgcaag
Protein-coding regions in this window:
- the IFT27 gene encoding intraflagellar transport protein 27 homolog, yielding MVKLAAKCILAGDPSVGKTALAQMFRTDGALFQKNYTLTTGVDLVVKTVTVPDTADSVEFFIFDSAGKELFSEMLDKLWEAPNLLCLVYDVTNEPSFQSCVKWLEKARAHSPGVPLPGVLVGNKTDLAGRRTVDTVQARTWALGQGLEYFETSVKEMENFEAPFRCLAKQFLHLYWEKVEGFWALV